A genome region from Paludibacterium sp. B53371 includes the following:
- a CDS encoding mechanosensitive ion channel family protein, which translates to MMPLPDSLSWIQQHQAWLLLTLVMMAMTYVRSASSRQHIRTSLVLMVLLALAALTVRNQTAWLGNSIPPAIQASLIDLAAGLLIIRVWGGIAFKLLLPVLRLHPPLIIADITVSFCYLIWCAIRLHVAGMALGEIITTSAVLTAIIAFALQDTLGNLLAGIAIQLDDSIHVGDWIEHEGVTGKVSEINWRATSIETRNWETVVIPNSLLLKNRFMVLGKRYHQPVQWRRWVWFDLSLETLPTQIISLIEKSLQETRIPHVARTPPPNCVLMKVENGIARYAVRYWLTDLQMDDPTDSAIRTQIDAALRRNDRRMSPPIFNVLMTKEKYAVDVRHKRHQQERLTHLRRLSLFQMLTEDELCELADELKFTPFVAGDTMLEQGEISDWLFILVAGEADMLVSQAEHDPVLLGKLSSGSFFGEMGLLTGEPSAYSVRAIGAVECYRVGRETFHSIFLERDELVSALSEVLQTRLKEQQRLLENLHLQTPPREAGAMMASLRRFFGQE; encoded by the coding sequence ATGATGCCCTTGCCAGACTCTCTGTCCTGGATACAGCAACACCAGGCCTGGTTACTGCTGACGCTGGTCATGATGGCCATGACCTATGTGCGTTCGGCCAGCAGTCGCCAGCATATCCGCACTTCCCTGGTGCTGATGGTGTTGCTGGCACTGGCCGCCTTGACCGTGCGCAACCAGACCGCCTGGCTGGGCAACAGCATCCCGCCGGCCATCCAGGCAAGCCTGATCGACCTGGCAGCAGGCCTGCTGATCATTCGAGTCTGGGGCGGCATCGCTTTCAAACTGCTGCTACCCGTGCTGCGATTGCACCCGCCGCTGATCATTGCCGATATCACCGTCTCATTTTGCTATCTGATCTGGTGCGCCATCCGCCTGCATGTCGCCGGGATGGCCCTGGGTGAAATCATCACCACCTCGGCGGTACTCACCGCCATCATCGCCTTTGCCCTGCAAGACACCCTGGGCAATCTGCTGGCAGGCATCGCCATCCAGCTGGATGATTCCATCCATGTCGGCGACTGGATCGAGCACGAAGGCGTGACGGGCAAGGTCTCGGAAATCAACTGGCGCGCCACCAGCATCGAGACACGCAACTGGGAAACGGTGGTGATTCCCAACAGTCTGCTGCTGAAAAATCGCTTTATGGTGCTGGGCAAGCGCTATCACCAGCCCGTGCAATGGCGTCGCTGGGTCTGGTTCGATCTCTCGCTGGAGACCCTGCCAACCCAGATCATCAGTCTGATCGAGAAATCCTTGCAGGAGACGCGCATTCCTCATGTCGCCAGAACGCCGCCGCCCAACTGTGTGCTGATGAAAGTGGAAAACGGCATTGCCCGCTATGCGGTGCGCTACTGGCTGACCGACCTGCAGATGGACGACCCGACCGACTCGGCGATCCGCACCCAGATCGATGCCGCCCTGCGCCGCAATGACCGTCGTATGTCACCACCGATCTTCAATGTGCTGATGACCAAGGAAAAATATGCCGTCGATGTCCGCCACAAACGCCATCAACAGGAACGGCTGACCCATCTGCGCCGACTGAGTCTGTTCCAGATGCTGACGGAAGACGAGCTTTGCGAACTGGCCGACGAACTCAAGTTCACCCCCTTCGTGGCAGGCGACACCATGCTGGAACAGGGCGAGATTTCCGACTGGCTGTTCATCCTGGTGGCCGGCGAGGCCGACATGCTGGTGAGTCAGGCCGAGCATGATCCGGTCCTGCTGGGCAAACTGAGCAGCGGCAGCTTCTTTGGTGAGATGGGATTGTTGACCGGCGAACCAAGCGCCTACTCGGTGCGTGCCATCGGCGCCGTGGAGTGCTACCGGGTAGGACGCGAGACTTTCCACAGTATTTTCCTTGAGCGCGACGAGCTGGTCAGTGCGCTGTCCGAAGTCTTGCAGACCCGGCTGAAAGAACAGCAGCGCCTGCTGGAAAACCTGCACCTTCAGACACCGCCCCGCGAGGCAGGCGCCATGATGGCCAGCCTGCGACGCTTTTTCGGCCAGGAATAG
- a CDS encoding tetratricopeptide repeat-containing sulfotransferase family protein — MSSDSEWWDAIVVAHRQGDLPRAQHLLDQGGRDGRHHPLALPLARCLAAQTRCDNDLLLLLRGGQAVLALPHALAQTRRTPQDAAVWKLAALVQRACGLLLQAQDSLQQALQLAAQDAELHFNLANLLRERGEHAGAEQAFRQALALDGGHVPCLNNLALLLDDLGRGDEAEHCLRLALQRQPAWPALHNNLGEHLARHGKFQAALRCHLQAISLQPDLAWSHECAARVCRQTGQSDQALQFARQACRLAPQAPDPALLLVELLCDGGKLAEALSHCESALQHHPAHADLLARQGDILLRQSLPDEAERAWRQALAQCPEHPQACHGIGRVLAARGESAAALAWMALALQHGPASPGLYRDLGNLCFVLGRLQDAEHYLRQGMQLAPRHADLPASLGYVLREQAEYAAAATSFRHALQLDPGHVEACCNLACLLLDTGQEDEGRGWMDRALRMAPAHPGVLINALQYLPYRADDVRFAALDEVYLQRESLPLPLRMGLSFAMGRVLAQRGDDAAAFAAFAEGNALRRRLQPWDEAEAEARVARILSLTPAETLQAYARLARALPAASGDERVPIFIVGMPRSGTSLIEQILVSQGEVFGAGEQSLLAPLAEQALTILASQPVSAESLAALRALGRQYLDQLWQLAPDARYISDKMPGNVYWLGLMQLMLPQARFIHAVRDLRDVCLSCYCIPFHTGHGYSDDLLSLGHEALRYRRVVRHWQQLLPPGCVHEVVYESLVADLSGTVSALLQYLGLAWNDQCLAFHRTVHTVRTASTAQVRQPLYAASVGRWQRYRRELAPLLALLAQGDTREATP; from the coding sequence ATGAGTAGTGACAGCGAATGGTGGGATGCCATCGTCGTGGCACACCGGCAGGGAGATTTGCCCCGGGCGCAACACTTGCTGGACCAGGGGGGGCGCGATGGACGGCACCATCCGCTGGCCTTGCCTTTGGCGCGTTGCCTGGCGGCGCAAACGCGTTGTGATAATGACCTGTTGTTGCTGCTGCGTGGCGGCCAGGCCGTGCTGGCCTTGCCGCATGCCCTGGCCCAGACCCGTCGCACGCCACAGGATGCCGCGGTCTGGAAACTGGCGGCGCTGGTGCAGCGTGCCTGCGGCCTGTTGCTGCAGGCTCAGGACAGCTTGCAGCAGGCACTGCAGCTGGCTGCGCAGGATGCCGAACTCCATTTCAATCTGGCCAATCTGCTGCGCGAACGGGGCGAGCACGCGGGGGCCGAACAGGCCTTCCGCCAGGCGCTAGCCCTTGATGGCGGGCATGTTCCCTGTCTGAACAATCTGGCCTTGCTGCTGGATGATCTCGGGCGAGGGGACGAGGCAGAGCATTGTCTGCGTCTGGCTTTGCAGCGCCAGCCGGCCTGGCCGGCGCTGCACAATAATCTTGGCGAACACCTGGCAAGGCACGGCAAGTTCCAGGCGGCGTTGCGCTGCCATCTGCAGGCGATCAGCCTGCAGCCCGACCTGGCCTGGTCGCATGAGTGTGCGGCACGTGTCTGCCGGCAAACCGGCCAGTCGGACCAGGCGCTGCAGTTTGCCCGGCAGGCTTGCCGGCTGGCCCCGCAGGCGCCCGACCCGGCGCTGCTGCTGGTCGAACTGCTTTGCGACGGCGGCAAGCTGGCTGAAGCCCTGTCGCATTGCGAGTCGGCCCTGCAGCATCACCCGGCACATGCCGATCTGCTGGCGCGTCAGGGCGACATTCTGTTGCGCCAGTCGCTCCCGGACGAGGCCGAACGGGCCTGGCGCCAGGCCCTGGCGCAATGCCCCGAACATCCACAGGCCTGCCACGGCATCGGCAGAGTGCTGGCCGCGCGTGGAGAGTCGGCCGCCGCGCTGGCCTGGATGGCACTGGCCCTGCAGCACGGCCCTGCGAGCCCCGGGCTCTATCGTGATCTGGGCAATCTCTGCTTTGTGCTCGGGCGTTTGCAGGATGCCGAACATTATTTGCGCCAGGGGATGCAACTGGCCCCCCGGCATGCCGACCTGCCGGCCAGCCTGGGCTATGTCCTGCGCGAGCAGGCGGAATATGCGGCGGCGGCCACCAGTTTTCGCCATGCCCTGCAGCTGGATCCCGGCCATGTCGAGGCCTGCTGCAATCTGGCCTGCCTGCTGCTGGATACCGGCCAGGAGGATGAAGGTCGAGGGTGGATGGACCGGGCATTGCGCATGGCGCCGGCCCATCCGGGGGTGCTGATCAATGCTTTGCAATATCTGCCTTATCGCGCCGATGATGTGCGCTTTGCCGCGCTGGACGAGGTGTATCTGCAGCGTGAAAGCCTGCCGCTGCCTTTGCGCATGGGCCTGAGCTTTGCCATGGGACGGGTGCTGGCGCAGCGCGGGGACGATGCCGCGGCCTTTGCTGCCTTTGCCGAGGGGAATGCGTTACGACGCCGTCTGCAGCCCTGGGATGAGGCCGAAGCGGAGGCGCGGGTGGCGCGGATTCTCTCCCTGACGCCGGCAGAGACCTTGCAGGCCTATGCCCGGCTGGCCCGTGCGCTGCCTGCGGCGTCCGGCGATGAGCGAGTGCCGATCTTCATCGTCGGCATGCCACGCTCCGGAACCTCGTTGATAGAACAGATTCTGGTCAGCCAGGGTGAGGTGTTTGGTGCGGGGGAGCAGAGTCTGCTGGCGCCGCTGGCCGAGCAGGCGCTGACCATTCTGGCCAGTCAGCCGGTCAGTGCCGAGAGCCTCGCCGCCTTGCGCGCGCTGGGGCGGCAATACCTGGACCAACTCTGGCAACTGGCGCCCGACGCGCGTTACATCAGCGACAAGATGCCGGGCAATGTCTATTGGCTGGGCCTGATGCAACTGATGCTGCCCCAGGCGCGCTTCATCCATGCGGTGCGCGATTTGCGCGATGTCTGTCTGTCTTGCTATTGCATTCCCTTTCATACGGGTCACGGGTACAGCGACGATCTGCTCTCGCTGGGGCACGAAGCCTTGCGCTACCGCCGTGTTGTGCGCCACTGGCAGCAGCTGTTGCCACCCGGTTGTGTTCATGAAGTGGTCTATGAATCACTGGTGGCGGATCTGTCCGGGACGGTGAGCGCCTTGCTGCAATACCTTGGTCTGGCGTGGAACGATCAGTGCCTGGCCTTTCATCGCACGGTGCATACGGTTCGCACGGCGAGTACCGCGCAGGTTCGTCAGCCGCTGTATGCGGCTTCGGTCGGACGCTGGCAGCGCTACCGGCGGGAACTGGCCCCCTTGCTGGCGCTGTTGGCGCAGGGCGATACCCGGGAGGCAACCCCATGA
- the cysC gene encoding adenylyl-sulfate kinase, which yields MKPPVLTLWLTGLSAAGKTTLAQALYRQWQEAGIRCQILDGDEVRRDLCADLGFSREDRRENIRRVALRCRELNQQGICVVVALISPYRADRQMARELIGAPGFVEIYLATELVVCEARDPKGLYRKARAGDIPAFTGVSDPYEPPLTPDLQLDTACLSVETCCLQVQSLLALRHA from the coding sequence ATGAAGCCGCCTGTTTTGACGCTGTGGCTCACCGGCTTGAGCGCTGCCGGCAAAACCACGCTGGCGCAGGCCCTGTACCGGCAGTGGCAGGAGGCGGGTATCCGCTGTCAGATACTGGACGGCGATGAGGTACGGCGCGATCTGTGCGCGGATCTGGGCTTTTCCCGTGAGGACCGGCGCGAGAATATCCGCCGTGTGGCCTTGCGTTGCCGTGAGCTGAATCAACAGGGTATCTGTGTGGTCGTGGCACTGATCTCCCCCTATCGCGCTGACCGACAGATGGCGCGCGAGCTGATCGGTGCGCCGGGCTTTGTCGAAATCTATCTGGCCACCGAGCTGGTCGTCTGTGAGGCGCGTGACCCGAAAGGGTTGTATCGCAAAGCGCGTGCCGGCGACATTCCGGCCTTTACCGGGGTCAGTGATCCCTATGAGCCACCGCTCACTCCAGATCTGCAGCTGGATACCGCCTGCCTCAGTGTCGAGACCTGCTGCCTTCAGGTGCAGTCTCTGCTGGCGCTGCGCCACGCCTGA
- a CDS encoding MBL fold metallo-hydrolase, with amino-acid sequence MKKSTKIAEVGNVCWYALSRDPDKPDCLIDTNEYVVATPGEALLTDPGGMEIFPAVFRAVSEVIDPGTIRQIFASHQDPDVISSLALWLAFNPEIRCHVSGLWKSFIPHFGGTDSHIAGIPDDGGELQVGQHTLNAIPAHYLHSSGNFHLYDANARLLFSGDIGAALLPNPGEDLFVRDFDRHIRFAEGFHKRWLGSNTAKRVWCERVSGLQIDLLCPQHGSIYQGADVMRFINWLDELKVGIC; translated from the coding sequence ATGAAAAAAAGCACCAAGATCGCCGAAGTCGGCAATGTCTGCTGGTATGCCTTGTCGCGCGATCCGGACAAGCCTGATTGCCTGATTGATACCAATGAATACGTGGTGGCCACGCCCGGCGAAGCCTTGCTGACGGATCCGGGCGGCATGGAGATCTTTCCGGCGGTCTTTCGTGCGGTGAGCGAGGTGATTGATCCGGGCACCATCCGGCAGATCTTTGCCTCGCATCAGGATCCTGACGTGATTTCCTCTCTGGCCCTGTGGCTGGCCTTCAATCCGGAGATCCGCTGTCATGTCAGCGGCTTGTGGAAGAGTTTCATCCCGCATTTCGGTGGCACGGACAGCCACATTGCAGGCATCCCCGATGACGGGGGTGAGCTGCAGGTCGGTCAGCACACCCTGAATGCCATTCCAGCGCATTACCTGCATTCCTCCGGCAATTTTCATCTCTACGATGCCAATGCCCGCCTGCTGTTTTCCGGTGATATTGGCGCGGCCTTGCTGCCCAATCCCGGTGAAGATCTGTTTGTACGCGATTTTGACCGTCACATCCGCTTTGCCGAGGGGTTCCACAAGCGCTGGCTGGGATCCAATACCGCCAAACGTGTCTGGTGCGAGCGCGTGTCTGGCTTGCAGATCGATTTGCTCTGCCCGCAGCACGGCTCGATTTATCAGGGGGCGGATGTCATGCGCTTCATCAACTGGCTGGATGAGCTGAAAGTGGGGATCTGCTAG
- a CDS encoding TerC family protein, with translation MDVAWLSDPAAWLGLLTLIVLEVVLGIDNLIFVAILADKLPPEQRDRARLTGLSLALVMRLVLLASVSWLASLTAPLFSLFGQPFAGRDLIMLCGGVFLLFKATSELHERLEGEFEVHTQGQRAYAAFATVVAQILVLDAVFSIDSVVTAIGMSDHLAVMMMAVVIAMILMMMASKPLTTFVNAHPTVVMLCLGFLLMIGFSLVADGFGFHIPKGYLYAAIGFSVLIEAFNQIAQKNRIQYLNRSQSLRERTARAVLSLMGNRLVSTTRDGVEPPEEEAFAPNERAMIRSVLTLAERPIRAICTPRNDIERIDLSQTLEQQHRVLRSSPHSRLVVIRDGAIDEPLGIVARKDLLAPLLDGQQPDIEAALRQPLVLPESVPVLKALESFRQHAAELAFVVNEFGSLEGIVTHKDLMEAIAGEFPEEYEQHERPALVVNEDGSLDVEGNLELVMLEPYLTLGDFDDADFHTVAGLLMDRLARIPRQGDTIELAGWCLTVMVQNGNRTERVLLTPLLPAD, from the coding sequence ATGGACGTCGCCTGGCTGTCCGACCCCGCCGCCTGGCTGGGTTTGCTGACCCTGATCGTGCTCGAAGTGGTTCTGGGCATCGACAATCTGATTTTCGTGGCCATCCTGGCCGACAAGCTGCCCCCCGAGCAACGCGACCGCGCCCGTCTCACCGGCCTGTCGCTGGCCCTGGTGATGCGACTGGTGCTGCTGGCCAGCGTCTCCTGGCTGGCCTCCCTGACCGCCCCCTTGTTCAGCCTGTTTGGCCAACCGTTTGCCGGCCGGGACCTGATCATGCTGTGCGGCGGGGTCTTCCTGCTTTTCAAGGCCACCAGCGAACTGCATGAGCGGCTGGAGGGCGAGTTTGAAGTCCACACGCAGGGACAGCGGGCCTATGCGGCCTTCGCCACGGTGGTGGCGCAGATCCTGGTCCTGGACGCCGTGTTTTCCATCGACTCGGTGGTGACCGCCATCGGCATGTCGGACCACCTGGCAGTCATGATGATGGCCGTCGTCATTGCCATGATCCTGATGATGATGGCCAGCAAACCACTGACCACCTTCGTCAATGCCCACCCGACAGTGGTCATGCTGTGCCTGGGCTTCCTGCTGATGATCGGCTTCAGCCTGGTGGCCGACGGCTTCGGCTTCCACATCCCCAAGGGCTATCTGTACGCCGCCATCGGCTTCTCAGTCCTGATCGAAGCCTTCAACCAGATTGCGCAGAAAAATCGCATCCAGTACCTCAATCGCAGCCAGTCGCTGCGTGAGCGTACGGCCAGAGCAGTGCTGTCGCTGATGGGCAACCGTCTGGTCTCCACCACCCGTGACGGTGTCGAACCACCGGAAGAAGAAGCCTTTGCCCCGAACGAACGCGCCATGATCCGCAGCGTGCTGACGCTGGCAGAACGGCCGATTCGGGCAATCTGTACCCCGCGCAACGACATCGAGCGTATCGATCTGTCTCAGACGCTCGAGCAACAGCATCGGGTGCTGCGCAGCAGCCCGCACTCGCGGCTGGTCGTCATCCGTGACGGCGCCATCGATGAGCCACTGGGGATCGTGGCGCGCAAGGATCTGCTGGCCCCCTTGCTGGACGGTCAGCAGCCGGACATCGAAGCGGCCCTGCGCCAGCCTCTGGTACTGCCGGAGAGCGTTCCGGTGCTCAAGGCACTGGAAAGCTTCCGGCAACATGCCGCCGAGCTGGCCTTCGTGGTAAATGAATTCGGTAGTCTGGAGGGCATCGTCACCCACAAGGATCTGATGGAAGCCATTGCCGGCGAGTTTCCCGAAGAGTACGAGCAGCACGAGCGCCCTGCCCTGGTGGTCAATGAGGATGGCAGCCTGGACGTCGAGGGCAATCTGGAGCTGGTCATGCTGGAGCCCTATCTCACGCTGGGCGACTTCGATGACGCCGACTTTCATACCGTTGCCGGCCTGCTGATGGACCGGCTGGCACGGATTCCGCGCCAGGGTGACACAATCGAACTGGCCGGCTGGTGCCTGACGGTCATGGTACAGAACGGTAATCGTACCGAAAGAGTACTGCTGACGCCCCTGCTGCCAGCGGATTGA
- a CDS encoding M3 family metallopeptidase — MEISLMTTLAALRSAFDTLNQDYLTVHKTKEDLFWDTYMAVSDDHAGFARAEAAFKDFISSPERLAAVEQALQQLQTMPQDAERDALLHGFKGWQALFRSNIIETAEARALMAELIELESVLFAKRRDYKMQHINDNGQREDATLSMLMTNLGTNRDEGARKSSHDALLGLERWVLDNGFIDIVKKRNQMARALGYRDYFDYKVHKNEQMSPEDLFAILDEFEARTREANHKALAQLASRQGQEALQGHNIRFHMSGDVTRQLDPYLPFSKAVERWIISFRRLGIQYRGATMQLDLIEREGKYQNGFCHGPIPSYFDRERWVAGQINFTADAKPDQVGSGIRAINTLFHEGGHAAHFANVTQNSPCFSQEFSPTSMAYAETQSMFCDSMLSDADWLKRYAKNSAGEVIPDQLIRAKIEATQPFAAFNERMLAVVGYFERALYAMPETELSAGSILELARQTEQRILGIGVSPRPLLAIPHLLNQESAAAYHGYLLANMAVYQTRAWFKREYGFLADNPAIGPKLAEHYWGPGNSINHNATLVRLTGEPFNPRYLADACTRSVEEAWANAEKLIAEAASRDYPTAYPDDLKASIRLVHGAELIADNRDGDEAMCHRFEAWVAKNYPASVH; from the coding sequence ATGGAGATATCGCTCATGACCACGCTGGCGGCGCTGCGAAGCGCCTTTGATACCCTGAACCAGGATTACCTGACTGTTCACAAGACCAAAGAAGATCTTTTCTGGGACACCTATATGGCCGTCTCGGACGACCATGCCGGTTTCGCCCGCGCCGAAGCGGCATTCAAGGACTTCATCTCCAGTCCCGAGCGACTGGCTGCCGTCGAGCAGGCGCTGCAGCAATTGCAGACCATGCCGCAGGATGCTGAACGGGATGCCCTGCTGCATGGCTTCAAGGGATGGCAGGCACTGTTTCGCAGCAACATCATTGAAACGGCCGAAGCGCGTGCCCTGATGGCAGAACTGATCGAACTGGAGTCGGTCCTGTTCGCCAAGCGCCGTGACTACAAGATGCAGCACATCAATGACAACGGTCAGCGCGAAGATGCCACCCTGAGCATGCTGATGACCAACCTCGGCACCAACCGCGACGAAGGGGCCCGCAAGAGCTCGCACGACGCTTTGCTCGGCCTGGAACGCTGGGTGCTGGACAACGGCTTCATCGATATCGTCAAGAAGCGCAACCAGATGGCCCGTGCTCTGGGCTATCGCGACTATTTCGACTACAAGGTGCACAAGAACGAACAGATGTCGCCGGAAGACCTGTTCGCCATCCTGGACGAGTTCGAGGCCCGCACGCGCGAAGCCAATCACAAGGCACTGGCGCAACTGGCCAGTCGTCAGGGGCAGGAAGCCCTGCAAGGCCACAATATCCGTTTCCACATGAGCGGAGACGTGACCCGCCAGCTGGACCCCTATCTGCCCTTCTCCAAGGCCGTGGAACGCTGGATCATCAGCTTCCGCCGACTGGGCATCCAGTACCGTGGCGCCACCATGCAACTGGATCTGATCGAACGGGAAGGCAAGTACCAGAATGGCTTCTGCCATGGTCCGATTCCGAGCTATTTCGACCGTGAGCGCTGGGTCGCCGGCCAGATCAACTTCACCGCCGACGCCAAGCCCGACCAGGTGGGCAGCGGTATCCGCGCCATCAATACCCTGTTCCACGAGGGCGGACATGCCGCGCATTTCGCCAATGTCACCCAGAACTCGCCCTGCTTCTCGCAGGAGTTCTCGCCGACCTCGATGGCCTATGCCGAAACCCAGAGCATGTTCTGCGACAGCATGCTGTCCGATGCCGACTGGCTGAAACGTTATGCCAAAAACAGCGCCGGCGAGGTGATTCCGGATCAGCTGATCCGAGCCAAGATCGAAGCCACCCAACCGTTTGCCGCCTTCAACGAACGCATGCTGGCGGTGGTCGGTTATTTCGAGCGTGCCCTGTATGCCATGCCGGAGACCGAACTGAGCGCCGGAAGCATCCTGGAACTGGCACGCCAGACCGAACAGCGCATTCTCGGCATCGGCGTCAGCCCGCGTCCGCTGCTGGCCATTCCTCACCTGCTCAATCAGGAGTCGGCTGCGGCCTATCACGGTTATCTGCTGGCCAATATGGCGGTCTACCAGACCCGCGCCTGGTTCAAGCGCGAGTATGGTTTCCTGGCCGACAATCCGGCCATCGGGCCGAAACTGGCCGAGCATTACTGGGGTCCGGGCAACAGCATCAACCACAATGCCACCCTGGTCCGCCTGACCGGTGAACCGTTCAACCCGCGCTACCTGGCCGATGCCTGCACCCGCAGCGTCGAGGAAGCCTGGGCCAATGCCGAGAAACTGATTGCCGAAGCCGCCAGCCGCGACTACCCGACGGCTTACCCGGATGACCTGAAGGCCAGCATCCGTCTGGTGCACGGCGCGGAGCTCATTGCCGACAATCGCGATGGCGATGAAGCCATGTGCCACCGCTTCGAAGCCTGGGTCGCCAAAAACTACCCGGCCAGCGTGCACTAA
- a CDS encoding bifunctional diguanylate cyclase/phosphodiesterase, translating to MLSSLRIGVRLSLAFALLLALLGMVAAVSLSRLTRLAESTQSLVDVQVQKQYLAQVADQHALVAANQLLQLLQTTDRERRIGLYQQMDSELEAADLAISRLDKIVNDAASHAPEAEQAQLTRIKVLRRQYNDRFYQTVNLIELEGPDQARQQFDSATRQSLNALLGETAALAARQQQRMRQELWQLHQAESLARKLVVSLSLGALLLGMWLAWRMARSLTRPINEAVGVAEAIALGDLHRAVPAGGRDEIGKLLRALLSMRDALSSREARILRLAYEDDLTGLPNRTRFIERFQRLPADSRGAVLVFDLNRFALINHALGQQIGDRLLREIGLRLSALLEEEQLLVRLWADQFALLLPDGDLAAARAMGEQMALLLRTPLVLEGQRLDVEGALGIALYPEDGQDASTLLRRAELAARRAKVRRQSCLSYSEVGEEPVHAQLSLIGEMRDALHRGEFVVFYQPKFDLRTGRMTAAEALLRWQHPQRGMVPPGLFIPFAEQTGFIREITPWLLDQVLAQAADWHRAGRQIVPAVNLSTHDLLNPALAGLVASLLQRHGLPPSALCLEITESALMEDPAQALALLDQLASLGVKLSIDDYGSGQASLAYLKTLPVHELKIDRVFVDAIDATPKNAAIVRSTILLCHELGLSVVAEGAETPQELAWLRENDCDLVQGYVLARPMPLEQFLLWQPPVV from the coding sequence ATGTTGAGTTCGCTGCGTATCGGTGTACGCCTGTCTCTGGCCTTTGCCTTGTTGCTGGCCCTGCTCGGCATGGTGGCCGCTGTCTCACTGTCCCGGCTCACTCGCCTGGCAGAGTCCACTCAGTCGCTGGTCGATGTGCAGGTACAAAAGCAATACCTGGCACAGGTGGCGGATCAGCACGCCCTGGTGGCCGCCAATCAATTGCTGCAATTGCTGCAGACCACCGACCGGGAGCGGCGCATTGGCCTGTATCAGCAGATGGATAGCGAGCTGGAAGCCGCCGATCTGGCGATTTCGCGGCTCGACAAGATCGTCAACGATGCGGCGAGTCATGCGCCAGAAGCCGAGCAGGCGCAACTGACCCGTATCAAGGTGCTGCGGCGCCAGTACAACGACCGCTTCTACCAGACCGTCAATCTGATTGAGCTTGAAGGGCCCGATCAGGCCAGACAGCAGTTTGACAGCGCCACCAGGCAGTCACTGAACGCACTGCTGGGTGAGACCGCGGCCCTGGCGGCGCGTCAGCAACAAAGGATGCGTCAAGAGCTGTGGCAGTTGCATCAGGCAGAGTCACTGGCGCGCAAACTGGTGGTTTCGCTGTCCCTCGGGGCCTTGCTGCTGGGCATGTGGCTGGCCTGGCGCATGGCACGCAGCCTGACCCGGCCGATCAACGAGGCGGTCGGGGTGGCCGAAGCCATTGCCCTGGGTGACCTGCACCGCGCCGTACCGGCGGGGGGGCGTGACGAAATTGGCAAGCTGTTGCGCGCCTTGCTGTCGATGCGTGACGCACTTTCCAGTCGTGAGGCCCGCATCTTGCGACTGGCCTATGAGGATGACCTGACCGGTTTGCCCAACCGGACGCGCTTTATCGAGCGTTTCCAGCGCTTGCCGGCAGACAGCCGGGGGGCCGTCCTGGTGTTCGACCTCAATCGTTTTGCCCTCATCAATCATGCCTTGGGGCAGCAGATCGGCGACCGACTGCTGCGCGAGATCGGCCTGCGACTATCTGCCTTGCTGGAGGAGGAGCAACTGCTGGTTCGGCTGTGGGCCGATCAGTTTGCGTTGTTGCTGCCCGATGGCGATCTGGCTGCGGCGCGCGCCATGGGTGAACAGATGGCGCTGCTGCTGCGTACCCCGCTGGTGCTGGAGGGGCAGCGGCTGGATGTCGAGGGGGCACTGGGCATTGCCCTGTACCCCGAGGATGGCCAGGATGCCTCGACGCTGTTGCGCCGCGCCGAACTGGCGGCACGGCGCGCCAAGGTGCGGCGGCAAAGCTGCCTGAGCTACAGCGAAGTGGGCGAGGAACCGGTGCATGCGCAGTTGTCCCTGATCGGCGAGATGCGCGATGCCTTGCACCGGGGAGAATTCGTGGTGTTTTATCAGCCCAAGTTCGATCTGCGTACCGGTCGCATGACGGCGGCCGAAGCCCTGTTGCGCTGGCAGCACCCACAACGCGGCATGGTCCCGCCCGGCCTGTTCATTCCTTTTGCCGAGCAAACCGGCTTCATTCGCGAGATCACGCCATGGCTGCTGGATCAGGTGCTGGCACAGGCCGCCGACTGGCATCGTGCCGGGCGGCAGATCGTGCCGGCGGTCAATCTGTCAACCCATGACCTGCTCAATCCGGCGCTGGCCGGGCTGGTGGCGTCGCTGTTGCAGCGGCATGGCCTGCCGCCGTCGGCCCTGTGTCTGGAGATCACCGAGAGTGCCTTGATGGAAGACCCGGCACAGGCGCTGGCGCTGCTTGATCAGCTCGCCAGCCTCGGTGTCAAGCTGTCAATCGATGATTACGGTTCCGGCCAGGCCTCGCTGGCCTATCTCAAGACTCTGCCGGTGCATGAGCTGAAAATCGACCGGGTGTTTGTCGATGCCATCGACGCGACACCGAAGAATGCCGCCATCGTGCGCTCGACCATTCTGCTCTGCCACGAACTGGGGCTGAGCGTGGTGGCCGAGGGCGCGGAAACCCCGCAAGAGCTGGCCTGGCTGCGCGAGAACGATTGTGATCTGGTGCAGGGTTATGTCCTGGCGCGTCCCATGCCACTGGAACAATTTCTCCTCTGGCAGCCTCCGGTTGTATGA